From the Anopheles coustani chromosome X, idAnoCousDA_361_x.2, whole genome shotgun sequence genome, one window contains:
- the LOC131269591 gene encoding nuclear transcription factor Y subunit gamma-like produces the protein MVSILKAMETHSNPGSGATAGTAGTPTVTGSRTTTPMLTSSSGSNGATATAAAAAAATSGGVEFGSGGKERLSESQRCIQMFWPAVMSEMQEITHVEPGNQVLPLARIKKIMKLDEDVKMISSDAPLLFAKAIEIFIHELTLRAWLHTEHNKRRTLQRSDIAMAITKYDQFDFLIDIVPREEIKVYKKEYEVKAVTSGGPATPGSTASGAGESEVQYYLQLAQTHHQALQQATTGTKLTTATPVAVNGGGGGGGAAVLELATPTTNATEPPPGASNNESQATSAQSPTGPGTIQGGSAPNNIIFSNSVATGASGNPMPVQLFQHVLTQSGEITQIPISIPQSPLNFLRAAGGAAGTAGGSAQPFFIQAAPMGAGPTIIHTTPAGVFLSASQLHQLQQQQQQQQQQQQQQQQQQQTQSVQQQRD, from the exons ATGGTATCGATATTGAAGGCAATGGAGACGCACTCGAACCCGGGCTCGGGCGCGACGGCCGGAACGGCTGGTACGCCGACGGTCACGGGATCGCGCACGACCACCCCGATGCTGACGTCATCATCTGGCTCGAACGGAGCAacggcaacagcagcagcagcagcagcagcgacgaGTGGCGGCGTGGAGTTCGGTTCGGGGGGCAAGGAGCGCCTCAGCGAGTCGCAGCGATGCATCCAGATGTTCTGGCCCGCCGTGATGAGCGAGATGCAGGAGATCACGCACGTCGAGCCGGGCAACCAGGTGCTGCCGCTGGCGCGCATCAAGAAAATCATGAAGCTGGACGAGGACGTGAAGATGATCTCGTCGGATGCGCCGCTGCTCTTCGCCAAAGCGATCGAAATATTCATCCACGAGCTGACGCTCCGGGCCTGGCTGCATACCGAGCACAACAAGCGGCGCACGCTGCAGCGGAGCGACATCGCGATGGCCATCACCAAGTACGACCAGTTCGACTTTCTCATCGACATCGTGCCGCGCGAGGAGATCAAGGTGTACAAGAAGGAGTACGAGGTGAAGGCGGTCACCAGCGGCGGCCCGGCGACACCGGGCAGCACGGCCAGTGGGGCGGGCGAGAGTGAAGTGCAGTACTACCTGCAGCTGGCGCAAACGCATCACCAGGCGCTGCAGCAAGCGACGACGGGTACGAAGCTCACCACGGCCACACCGGTGGCGGTGaacggcggtggcggtggtggtggtgctgcagTCTTGGAACTCGCCACTCCGACGACCAACGCTACGGAACCTCCACCGGGTGCCAGCAACAACGAGTCTCAAGCGACCAGCGCGCAATCACCAACCGGTCCG GGCACGATACAAGGCGGCTCGGCGCCGAACAACATCATCTTCTCGAATTCGGTCGCCACCGGAGCGAGCGGCAATCCGATGCCCGTGCAGTTGTTCCAACACGTCCTCACACAATCTGGCGAAATCACACAAATTCCG ATTTCGATTCCACAAAGCCCACTGAACTTTCTGCGGGCGGCGGGAGGGGCGGCGGGGACGGCCGGCGGTTCGGCTCAGCCGTTTTTCATCCAGGCAGCCCCGATGGGAGCGGGTCCCACCATCATTCACACCACGCCGGCCGGCGTCTTTCTTAGCGCGAGTCAACTGCATCAgctacagcagcagcaacaacagcagcagcagcagcagcagcagcaacaacaacagcaacaaacacAATCTGTACAGCAGCAACGGGACTGA